TGGAAAATATGTTTTACTCCTTGTAATGGCAACCTGGTTTTTGTTAGGCTATACCGGCCTCTTGCCATGGAACTGGTTATACCTGAACAGATGGTATGCACTTGCAGGAGCATTTTGCATTGGAATAATTTTTACAATGGTGATTGTGTTGCCTTATCCTCCGGTTAAAAAATCTTTACTGGCAGATTTATTTTTAGGAAGATTGGATAACCCTCAGCTTTGGAACGGACGCATTGATGCAAAAATGTGGTTGTATCTTCTTGGTGCGGTAATGCTCGAACTTAATGTACTAAGTTTTGCCGCGCATCACTGGCTGTTGTATCAGTCAGACGCATCGTGTGGCATTTTTCTTTCCGCGGCACTGCTTACTTTTTTTGTGATTGATTATCTCACTTTTGAAGAAGTGCATTTGTACACGTACGATTTGTTCGCGGAAAAAGTGGGATTTAAGCTTGGCTGGGGCTGTCTTGTTTTTTATCCGTTCTTTTATTCCATCGCGTTATGGTCAACAGTTGATTTACCTGATCAGCGTACACCAGCCTTGTTATTGGCACTCTATACTTTGATGTTTTTTTCGGGATGGATATTATCACGTGGCGCAAACCTTCAGAAATATCATTTCAAAAAAAATCCGCAAAAAGCTTTTTTAGGAATTGTTCCAGAAGCAATAACCAATGGCAACAAAACTTTGCTGGTAAATGGTTTTTGGGGACTCAGCAGACACATCAATTATTTAGGTGAAATATTGATGGCGACAGGAATAATTCTTTGCGTCGGTCATCCGGCACTGATCTGGCCGTGGCTTTATCCCATCTATTATATCGCATTGCTATTTCCCCGGCAAATGGATGACGATAAACGTTGCGCTCAGAAATACGGCGCTTTGTGGAACACTTATAAAGAGAAAGTGCCTTACCGGATTATTCCTTATGTCTATTGAAATTTGGTTGTTTTAAAAATTGAGTTCATTTTCCTCACCCTTAGTTCCTCTTCAAAGGGAGAGGGAAATGCCAATTTTCAGAAACTGCTTCTTAAAGCCGGTACAATTTTTTTGTAGCATCACCCATGATATTGATCGCCATTTTGCGCGGTAATATTTTTTGCATGATAAAGGATGCCACTTTGTTACCTGTACCTGTTATTACAGAAGGTTGTTTTCCTAACTTCTTAAAACATTCTTTCACCACTTCCTCTGGTGTTTGCACTTTCGGTGCAAATAGATTGGATTTTTCCGGGTTGGTATTTATAAAATTGGGTGTGGAAGTGGCACCTGCACAACAGGCAATAATATCCACGCCGCGGTTTTTCCATTCATACCAAAGGCTTTCTGCGAAAACACGGGTAAATGCTTTTGTGCCTGCATAGACTGCCAGGTTACCACTGCCCTGAAATCCGGCCAAAGAAGACATAAAGATCACTGCCCGCAATTTTTTCTGAATCATTTGTTCGCTAAATAATTGCATCAGGTTTATCGGTGTAACAATGTTTGTTGTTGTGATCTGAAGGTTATGCGCGGGATTGTTTTTTTCAAACGCACCGATATAAGAAAGCCCCGCGTTATAAACGAGCAAATTAATTTCCCGGCCGTATACAGCCGATTGCAACTGTTGCGCAGCGGTTGCTTCCGATAAATCACAAATGATGCAGGTAACATGTACCGCAAACTCCTTCATTATTAAATCTGCCAATTGTTGTAACGGCCCGCCGCGTCTGGCTACGATTATCAGATCCATTCCCTCAGCGGCCAAATACCTGCTGAATGCTGCACCCATGCCTTCCGATGCACCGGCGACCAAAGCCGTGTTGCCGTATTTTGATTTTAGATTCATCTGGTTTTTTACTCAGCGATTGTTAATGTATAAGTTGTTGCTCTCAGCACTTTTGCAATTCGTAAAATTATGATTTAGCATGGTTATCAGGTTTGCATTTTTAAATGAAATAAATCCCGATCAGATATCCTTCCGCTCTGCTAAAGTACCTGCTTCGAATGAGCCAACGCTGAACAGCGCTGAGGGAGGCAATACATCATAGCTGTTAAAGCAAATTAACATTCCGGGATACTCCTTTTAACATAACTTATTACAGGCAGTTGAATGTGTATTTATTTTTCTATTATGATGTCTAAATAACATTCATAAAATCCGGGATGCATATTTTTGGGACCGAACCTCGATAATGTTCTTTTCAAAAAAAACTCATCAGATCTTCTGTAGCTGATTTTTTGAATGAAGCCATATTTTCTCAGGTAAATCGGTAAACTGCCTGTAACTTTTAAATCCGTGATTCTTCCCAGCGCTAATTCGATTTCATGAAAACTAACACCTCTTCCCCAACGATAGAGCTCTTCATATTTATTTTCAAAATTGCCAGTATGTATTTGGCTAAATTCTGTTCTCGGACTGAACCTTGCGTAATCCATAGCTAATTCATCCTGAAGCCACATATAAAACGGCAAAAGGGAAGTATGCAAATCATAAGGCCACAATCGGTTCGGTGTTCCAAACACACAAAGATGGCCACCTGGTTTTAGTAATGAAAAAGCCTGCTTCAAAGATGCCTGCCTTTCTTTGGGAGTCATGTGTTCAAGTGACGCTACGAACATGATAATATCCCAATCTGAATCACCAAGCGTTTCGATCTGTGTTGCATTAAGCTTCAGAAAGGAAGGATGTAATCTATAAATATCCGCTCTCTTTTGCGCAATTTCTATAGCGCTTTCATCAATATCAATTCCTGTAACCAGCGCACCTTGTTCACTCAATGCAATTGTTGATGCGCCGGTGCCGCAACCTATTTCCAATACTTTTTTATTCTTTAATCCTGTCTTTTCAGTCAGGAAGGGAATATGGGTTTGCCTGAACTCCAGGAGGCGTCCGCTGAACAGCGCATCAATATCAAATAACCTCGACTCTTTGGAATCATATTTTTCTTCTTTGCAGAAGCCGGTAATGATTTGTTTCATCACTGAGCTTTCTTCAGTATTCAATTCAATATAATTTGCAACTACTTCCGGAGGAATGATAAATGTTTTGTACAGGCCTAGTAATTTCAGGATGCTGATTACGAAATTTTTCATATTGTAATTTGATTAACAGGCAATGAAGCAACAACAATTGCAGACGGGTAATTTTCGTCAACCGCTAACCATTGTTCATGAGATGCGCAAAAATTAATGTTGGAATGTCCGCTGATGATTTTTCGAATAGCAAGGGAATTACCTGGATCACAATCATAGTGAATAACAAGCGAAGGAGCAAATTCCACTACGGTGTGCTTGAAATCGGGATTACGCATCAAGTCGTTAAACCAGTTTAAAGAGCAGAAAATATTGTGGGCGCCTATGTTCTAAATGAATTTAACGCAACACTATTGTTTGCAATGCTTATTAAAGATATAAGGAATTATAACAAGAAGATTACAATTTAATTACATTTGATAGCTCGCTGTCTTCATTTTTTTATCTTAATAAAATCCTTATTCCCGCATGAATCTTTTTAAATGATATCTGATGATAATTTTGATAATTTTTCC
The genomic region above belongs to Chitinophagaceae bacterium and contains:
- a CDS encoding DUF1295 domain-containing protein, with protein sequence MQIFIGFLSPIIIYVIISVLNVILPGRWVIGYATKVSANEKLKYYLNGKYVLLLVMATWFLLGYTGLLPWNWLYLNRWYALAGAFCIGIIFTMVIVLPYPPVKKSLLADLFLGRLDNPQLWNGRIDAKMWLYLLGAVMLELNVLSFAAHHWLLYQSDASCGIFLSAALLTFFVIDYLTFEEVHLYTYDLFAEKVGFKLGWGCLVFYPFFYSIALWSTVDLPDQRTPALLLALYTLMFFSGWILSRGANLQKYHFKKNPQKAFLGIVPEAITNGNKTLLVNGFWGLSRHINYLGEILMATGIILCVGHPALIWPWLYPIYYIALLFPRQMDDDKRCAQKYGALWNTYKEKVPYRIIPYVY
- a CDS encoding SDR family NAD(P)-dependent oxidoreductase, with translation MNLKSKYGNTALVAGASEGMGAAFSRYLAAEGMDLIIVARRGGPLQQLADLIMKEFAVHVTCIICDLSEATAAQQLQSAVYGREINLLVYNAGLSYIGAFEKNNPAHNLQITTTNIVTPINLMQLFSEQMIQKKLRAVIFMSSLAGFQGSGNLAVYAGTKAFTRVFAESLWYEWKNRGVDIIACCAGATSTPNFINTNPEKSNLFAPKVQTPEEVVKECFKKLGKQPSVITGTGNKVASFIMQKILPRKMAINIMGDATKKLYRL
- a CDS encoding methyltransferase domain-containing protein, with amino-acid sequence MKNFVISILKLLGLYKTFIIPPEVVANYIELNTEESSVMKQIITGFCKEEKYDSKESRLFDIDALFSGRLLEFRQTHIPFLTEKTGLKNKKVLEIGCGTGASTIALSEQGALVTGIDIDESAIEIAQKRADIYRLHPSFLKLNATQIETLGDSDWDIIMFVASLEHMTPKERQASLKQAFSLLKPGGHLCVFGTPNRLWPYDLHTSLLPFYMWLQDELAMDYARFSPRTEFSQIHTGNFENKYEELYRWGRGVSFHEIELALGRITDLKVTGSLPIYLRKYGFIQKISYRRSDEFFLKRTLSRFGPKNMHPGFYECYLDIIIEK